In Desulfoplanes formicivorans, a genomic segment contains:
- a CDS encoding helix-turn-helix domain-containing protein, whose product MSESENSLGVRIRHRRTMKGMRLADLAEAVGCSESMLSKIEHGKANPSLKSLHRIARALDVSASALFYQSEEEDCIARAGSRPMMNVSTLRSGKDIVLEALAPHAPDRLLQANIHIIQPGGHTDGEYQHEGEDLGYVLEGQLELFLEGNTYHLGPGDSFLFRSERKHSYRNPGKSVTRVIWVNTPPSF is encoded by the coding sequence GTGAGCGAGAGTGAGAATTCCTTAGGGGTACGGATACGTCATCGAAGAACCATGAAGGGGATGCGTTTGGCGGATTTGGCCGAGGCTGTGGGGTGTTCGGAAAGCATGCTTTCCAAGATCGAGCATGGCAAAGCCAACCCTTCGTTGAAGAGTCTGCATCGCATTGCCCGGGCCTTGGATGTGAGTGCCAGCGCGCTTTTCTATCAGAGTGAGGAAGAAGATTGTATCGCGCGTGCCGGTTCACGCCCCATGATGAATGTGTCCACCCTGCGTTCGGGCAAGGATATTGTACTCGAGGCCCTGGCCCCCCATGCACCAGACAGGCTGCTCCAGGCCAATATTCATATCATCCAGCCGGGGGGACACACAGACGGGGAATATCAGCACGAAGGGGAAGACTTGGGATATGTTCTCGAAGGCCAATTGGAGCTGTTTTTGGAAGGAAACACCTATCATCTGGGCCCGGGAGACTCTTTTTTGTTTCGTTCGGAACGGAAACATAGCTACAGGAATCCAGGAAAAAGCGTGACCAGGGTTATTTGGGTGAATACCCCGCCAAGTTTTTGA
- a CDS encoding ABC transporter ATP-binding protein has translation MLQTQLLCKSFGALLATNEVTLNVRQGTIHSIIGPNGAGKTTLFNLLAGVFPPTSGKVLFKKEDISMRTVHERCLLGIGRSFQVTSIFPELSVAENVRLACQTKSGLGRSLFRTAASNSEINDRADAILDFMGILALRDEPAGTIPYGSQRSLDVAIAIGTEPELLLLDEPTSGMSPDDTLRMIDLIDRLAERFTIVLIEHHMNVVMSISDTISVLQGGKIIAKGTPDEIQNNDIVKKAYLGESTW, from the coding sequence GTGCTGCAAACCCAACTACTTTGCAAATCCTTCGGCGCCTTGTTGGCCACCAACGAAGTCACCCTGAACGTGCGTCAAGGGACCATACACTCAATAATAGGCCCCAACGGCGCGGGAAAAACCACCCTCTTCAACCTTCTGGCCGGCGTTTTCCCGCCCACATCAGGCAAGGTCCTGTTTAAAAAGGAAGATATCTCCATGCGTACGGTCCACGAGCGCTGTCTTCTGGGCATTGGCCGCTCTTTTCAGGTCACCAGTATCTTCCCCGAGCTCAGTGTGGCCGAGAATGTTCGCCTGGCCTGTCAGACCAAATCGGGGCTGGGTCGCTCCCTGTTCCGGACTGCGGCTTCCAATTCCGAGATCAACGACCGAGCCGATGCCATCCTGGACTTCATGGGCATTCTTGCCCTGCGCGACGAGCCTGCAGGCACCATCCCCTATGGCAGTCAGCGGTCCCTGGACGTGGCCATTGCCATTGGTACCGAACCTGAACTCCTCCTTTTGGACGAGCCCACCAGCGGCATGAGCCCGGACGACACCCTGCGCATGATCGATCTCATTGATCGCCTGGCAGAACGGTTCACCATCGTGCTCATCGAGCACCACATGAACGTGGTCATGTCCATCTCGGACACCATCAGCGTTCTGCAGGGAGGAAAGATCATTGCCAAGGGCACGCCCGACGAGATCCAAAACAACGACATCGTGAAAAAAGCCTATCTCGGAGAGTCCACATGGTAG
- a CDS encoding ABC transporter ATP-binding protein: MVATNSTMISVKNIHSYYGKSHIIQGLSFDVAPGECFTFLGRNGAGKTTTLRSIMGLVTPKQGSITFGDTDITRMKPYQIARLGIGYVPEERQIFSALSVEENMLIAGRDDAAWSLERIYELFPRLAERRNNMGNELSGGEQQMLAIARALRLDPQLLILDEPTEGLAPLIIDMLLNTIQLIKKEHVTIILVEQNVNATLVVTDQYCILQQGVSVFKGSCNEFCHRPELKEQYLGV, from the coding sequence ATGGTAGCCACAAATTCCACCATGATCAGCGTGAAGAATATCCATTCCTACTACGGCAAAAGCCACATTATCCAGGGCTTGTCCTTTGACGTGGCCCCGGGCGAATGCTTCACCTTTCTCGGACGAAACGGAGCCGGAAAGACCACCACCCTTCGCAGCATCATGGGTCTGGTCACCCCCAAGCAGGGCAGTATCACCTTTGGGGACACGGACATAACAAGGATGAAGCCCTACCAGATCGCCCGCCTGGGCATCGGCTATGTCCCTGAAGAACGCCAGATTTTTTCGGCACTGTCCGTGGAAGAGAACATGCTCATTGCCGGCAGGGACGATGCCGCATGGTCCCTGGAACGGATTTATGAACTCTTTCCCCGACTGGCAGAACGTCGCAACAACATGGGCAATGAGTTGAGCGGCGGGGAACAGCAGATGCTGGCCATTGCCCGGGCCCTGCGTCTCGATCCCCAGCTGCTGATTCTGGACGAGCCAACCGAAGGCCTGGCTCCCCTCATCATCGACATGCTCCTGAACACCATCCAGCTCATTAAAAAGGAGCATGTAACCATCATTCTAGTGGAACAGAACGTCAACGCAACTCTGGTGGTCACGGACCAGTACTGTATTTTGCAGCAGGGCGTTTCCGTCTTCAAGGGAAGCTGCAACGAATTTTGCCATCGCCCGGAACTCAAGGAACAGTATCTCGGCGTGTAG
- a CDS encoding ABC transporter substrate-binding protein, whose product MSTKFNRRNFLKSTAAAAAGLTLGRLGMPAKAHASGASVKLFLGCTMSGAYASTGLYTSRGMQLAIENFGGTVLGRPIELIERDTPNPAEGVRKAQEAHERLGCNIITISPSSSTILAVSEYTKKNGMLLFGHGGSDKITGSACNPSTFRWQVPTWGAIREVVPRVISEYKAKTFYTITPKYVFGEDLLRNTKEVLADKGLKLLGNSFHSLGESDFSSHITKAMAAGADCVLFLNFGGDTVNALKQAHNFGLKQVSKIACAWGSGITQMKAIGPEILEGVIWGLQYFYKIDSPENKRLVKTFQAKYGEVPPYVTASTYATTMTLLEAIDRAGSDKPAKIIAAIEDYTYAGITGEEVYRSCDHQCIKPYYSVRCKAPSAMKTPEDFGDIIGSSANFQACGLNGCIMD is encoded by the coding sequence ATGTCCACGAAATTCAACCGCAGGAACTTTCTGAAATCAACTGCCGCCGCTGCAGCCGGTCTCACCCTGGGCCGTCTCGGCATGCCCGCCAAGGCCCATGCTTCCGGCGCATCTGTCAAACTCTTCCTGGGATGCACCATGTCCGGAGCCTATGCATCCACGGGATTGTACACTTCGCGCGGCATGCAACTGGCCATTGAAAACTTCGGGGGCACGGTGCTGGGACGTCCCATCGAACTCATCGAACGAGACACCCCCAATCCTGCCGAAGGCGTGCGCAAAGCTCAGGAAGCCCATGAACGCCTTGGTTGCAACATCATCACCATCTCTCCCAGCAGCTCCACCATTCTGGCCGTTTCGGAATACACCAAAAAAAACGGCATGCTCCTCTTTGGTCATGGCGGAAGCGACAAGATCACGGGATCGGCCTGCAACCCTTCCACCTTCCGCTGGCAGGTACCCACCTGGGGCGCCATCCGGGAAGTCGTCCCCCGCGTCATTTCCGAATACAAGGCCAAGACCTTCTACACCATCACTCCCAAATATGTTTTTGGTGAAGATCTCCTCAGAAATACCAAGGAAGTACTTGCAGACAAGGGCTTGAAGCTTCTGGGCAATTCCTTTCACAGCCTGGGTGAATCCGATTTCAGTTCCCATATCACCAAGGCCATGGCCGCAGGCGCCGATTGTGTCCTTTTCCTGAATTTCGGGGGGGACACGGTCAACGCCCTCAAACAGGCACACAACTTCGGCCTGAAACAGGTTTCCAAAATCGCCTGTGCCTGGGGTTCGGGCATCACTCAGATGAAGGCCATCGGCCCGGAGATCCTGGAAGGGGTCATCTGGGGGTTGCAGTATTTCTACAAAATCGACTCTCCCGAGAACAAGCGACTGGTGAAAACCTTCCAGGCCAAATACGGAGAGGTACCGCCGTACGTCACGGCCTCAACCTATGCCACCACCATGACCCTGCTCGAAGCCATAGACAGGGCAGGCAGTGACAAGCCGGCCAAGATCATCGCGGCCATTGAAGACTACACATATGCAGGTATCACCGGCGAAGAAGTGTACCGTTCCTGCGATCACCAGTGCATCAAGCCCTACTACTCGGTGCGCTGCAAGGCTCCTTCGGCCATGAAGACTCCCGAGGATTTCGGCGATATCATCGGCAGCTCCGCCAACTTCCAAGCCTGCGGACTCAACGGCTGCATCATGGATTAA
- a CDS encoding branched-chain amino acid ABC transporter permease, translating into MTNLIVLQIFNGLVLGMIYVMLAMGLTIVWGMMDIINFAHGLFFALGAYFAYSYVQVTGDFWSALLVVPLMTAGVGMILERTLLRRLYGQNILYQILMTFGLALIGREVLILIYGPVGKSFSMPEALVGVVKIGTLFFPVYRVFIFFLVLVLTVGMWLFIEKTRYGSIIRAGTENSDMVSCLGINVSLVFTLIFGLAQALAGLGGVLAAPMRGVEPFMGDLILGICFAVVVIGGMGSFIGAVLGGLIVGLSQSLITLVLPSASVIIVFVIMAFILLMRPRGLMGIRD; encoded by the coding sequence ATGACCAACCTCATCGTACTGCAAATATTCAACGGCCTGGTGCTGGGCATGATCTACGTCATGCTGGCCATGGGCCTGACCATTGTCTGGGGCATGATGGACATCATCAATTTTGCCCACGGTCTTTTCTTCGCCCTGGGCGCCTACTTTGCCTATTCCTATGTTCAGGTTACCGGAGATTTCTGGAGTGCGTTGCTCGTGGTTCCCCTGATGACCGCCGGGGTCGGCATGATTCTGGAGCGGACCCTCCTGCGCCGTCTTTACGGCCAGAACATCCTCTACCAGATCCTCATGACCTTCGGTCTGGCTCTCATCGGCCGGGAAGTGCTCATCCTCATCTACGGACCCGTGGGCAAGAGTTTTTCCATGCCCGAAGCCCTGGTGGGGGTGGTAAAAATAGGTACCCTGTTCTTTCCCGTCTACCGGGTATTCATCTTCTTTCTGGTCCTTGTGCTCACTGTGGGCATGTGGCTTTTCATTGAAAAGACACGCTACGGGTCCATTATCCGGGCCGGCACGGAAAATTCGGATATGGTCAGCTGCCTGGGTATCAATGTCTCCCTGGTGTTCACCCTGATATTCGGTCTGGCCCAGGCTCTGGCAGGACTCGGCGGCGTTCTGGCGGCTCCCATGCGCGGGGTGGAGCCCTTCATGGGTGATCTCATCCTCGGCATATGCTTTGCCGTTGTGGTCATAGGCGGCATGGGAAGTTTTATCGGCGCAGTCCTCGGCGGCCTTATTGTGGGCCTCTCCCAGAGTCTCATCACCCTGGTTTTGCCGAGCGCATCCGTCATCATCGTCTTCGTGATCATGGCCTTCATCCTGCTGATGAGACCACGAGGACTTATGGGAATAAGGGATTAA
- a CDS encoding branched-chain amino acid ABC transporter permease produces the protein MTTFTTNKPPKNLFSFIRPDNAMFPGLLLTLALLPLILPYYALGTEIVLFALAAVAFDLCLGYTGVMIFCQASFFGTGVYVTSLTLIHLTQNIFAAVFCGVAAAALLSLLFGWLASTRSGSYSVLLTLAFNELIYFIAYQWSDLTGGDDGLTGVPRPNLEIPGIFSIDLQSSLSFYLFAATVFLISFMIIRRITLSPFGAVLKGIRENEVRAQAIGYNVRLYKIAVFVLGGMFMGLAGSLYCMHINFAHLHSVHFETSGNIVMMVLIGGMGTLVGPVIGAGLITMASEFASTLWDRWLIIQGVVFILFVLFARGGIWGILESVREGFRKRAARKIRSAACEKPAEKGPENISFLPGITVSNAND, from the coding sequence ATGACAACCTTCACCACAAACAAACCACCAAAAAACCTCTTCTCCTTCATCCGTCCGGACAACGCCATGTTTCCGGGACTCCTTTTGACCCTGGCCCTGTTGCCCCTGATCCTGCCCTATTATGCCCTGGGCACGGAAATCGTCCTCTTTGCCCTGGCAGCCGTGGCCTTTGACCTTTGCCTTGGCTACACGGGGGTGATGATATTCTGCCAGGCCTCGTTTTTCGGCACCGGGGTCTATGTGACCTCCCTGACCCTCATCCATCTTACCCAGAACATTTTTGCGGCTGTTTTCTGCGGGGTTGCCGCAGCCGCCCTCCTTTCCCTGCTCTTCGGATGGCTGGCCTCCACACGCTCGGGAAGCTATTCCGTGCTCCTTACCCTGGCCTTTAACGAACTCATCTATTTTATCGCGTACCAATGGAGCGATCTGACCGGAGGCGATGACGGGCTCACAGGGGTTCCCCGGCCCAATCTTGAAATTCCCGGCATCTTCAGCATCGACCTCCAATCGTCTCTTTCCTTTTATCTCTTTGCTGCCACCGTCTTTCTCATCTCGTTCATGATCATACGCCGCATCACCCTTTCCCCCTTTGGTGCCGTCCTCAAAGGCATCCGGGAAAACGAGGTCCGGGCCCAAGCCATTGGGTACAATGTCCGGCTGTACAAAATTGCCGTATTCGTTCTCGGCGGCATGTTCATGGGACTGGCCGGCAGCCTCTACTGCATGCACATCAACTTTGCCCACCTCCACAGCGTGCATTTTGAAACCTCGGGCAACATCGTCATGATGGTCCTTATCGGCGGAATGGGAACCCTGGTAGGTCCGGTTATCGGCGCAGGTCTCATTACCATGGCGTCGGAATTTGCCAGCACCCTGTGGGACCGCTGGCTCATCATCCAGGGCGTGGTCTTCATCCTTTTTGTCCTTTTTGCCCGGGGCGGTATCTGGGGAATCCTGGAGTCGGTCAGGGAAGGTTTCCGAAAACGAGCAGCCAGAAAAATCCGGAGTGCGGCCTGCGAAAAACCAGCAGAAAAAGGTCCGGAAAACATATCTTTCCTGCCCGGGATCACGGTTTCCAACGCAAACGACTGA
- a CDS encoding amidohydrolase, with the protein MKRTLYENGTVVTMDQRLWQADALVTEGSRILGVGGHEAMTALAGPDCNRVDMQGGALFPGFNETHNHLSMYAVCRKNAYLGACETIAQVVDTLRKHAASSEDPIIVGYCYDDTLLQDGRQISRHDLDEVSRDRPVVIIHISVHLAFLNTRALEHMGIGPDTPDPEGGIIHKDADGKPTGRLDETAWFAISDRLGSPDPETYVDLLDGAVREFNAQGITGVHDGGLGLEGMPDVVLSAYRRLEAEGRLGMRVFLSALPEIFDRMQPEPYTEMGDTRVLLGGVKLFVDGAIQTETAALLAPYADRQDWKGKLIVDPEEFEEQVARYHRAGHHMSIHGNGDAAIEAIITAMEKAGVVGSDASPRHMLIHCQMAHRDQLLRIRKAGLIPSFFCKHIHNWGDRHQKIFLGPERSARIDPAGEAEAMGLPFTLHVDTPVLPAQVIDSIHTAVNRVTRDGKVLGPDLGVTPYGAVAAYTSMAALCSRSENHRGTLTPGKLADMVLLDRDMTTVSPETISATRVLQTIVGGETVYSA; encoded by the coding sequence ATGAAAAGGACGTTGTACGAAAATGGTACGGTGGTGACCATGGACCAGAGGCTCTGGCAGGCCGATGCCCTGGTCACCGAGGGAAGCCGGATTCTCGGAGTGGGCGGACATGAGGCCATGACCGCCCTTGCCGGTCCCGACTGCAACAGGGTGGACATGCAGGGAGGTGCTCTTTTCCCCGGATTCAACGAGACCCACAACCATCTTTCCATGTATGCTGTCTGCCGGAAAAACGCCTACCTGGGGGCATGCGAGACCATTGCCCAGGTGGTGGATACCCTCAGGAAGCATGCGGCCAGCTCCGAGGACCCCATCATCGTCGGGTACTGCTATGACGACACCCTGCTCCAAGACGGTCGCCAGATCTCACGCCACGACCTTGATGAGGTGTCCCGAGACCGTCCGGTTGTCATCATCCACATCTCGGTTCACCTCGCGTTTTTGAACACCAGGGCCCTGGAGCATATGGGCATCGGACCGGACACGCCCGATCCCGAAGGCGGGATCATCCACAAGGATGCTGATGGCAAGCCAACAGGACGTCTCGACGAAACCGCCTGGTTCGCCATTTCCGACCGGCTTGGCTCCCCTGATCCCGAAACCTATGTGGACCTGCTGGATGGGGCCGTCAGGGAATTCAACGCCCAGGGCATCACCGGGGTGCACGACGGAGGGCTCGGTCTGGAAGGCATGCCCGATGTGGTCCTTTCCGCTTACCGCCGCCTTGAAGCCGAGGGGCGTCTGGGTATGCGGGTCTTTCTTTCCGCTTTGCCCGAAATTTTCGACCGGATGCAGCCCGAGCCCTATACGGAAATGGGAGATACCCGCGTTCTGCTGGGCGGGGTGAAGCTGTTTGTGGACGGCGCCATCCAGACCGAGACGGCCGCTCTTCTGGCCCCCTACGCCGACAGACAGGACTGGAAGGGCAAACTCATCGTGGACCCGGAGGAATTCGAGGAACAGGTGGCCAGGTATCACCGTGCCGGACACCACATGTCCATTCACGGCAACGGAGATGCGGCCATTGAAGCCATCATCACCGCCATGGAAAAGGCCGGAGTCGTCGGGTCTGATGCATCCCCGCGCCACATGCTCATTCACTGCCAGATGGCCCACAGGGACCAGTTGCTCAGGATTCGCAAGGCGGGCCTGATACCCAGCTTTTTCTGCAAGCATATTCACAACTGGGGCGATCGCCACCAGAAGATCTTTCTCGGCCCCGAGCGATCGGCACGTATTGATCCAGCGGGCGAGGCCGAAGCCATGGGGCTGCCCTTCACCCTTCATGTGGACACCCCGGTGCTGCCCGCTCAGGTCATTGATTCCATTCACACCGCCGTAAACCGCGTCACCCGTGACGGCAAAGTCCTGGGCCCGGACCTGGGGGTCACCCCCTACGGCGCAGTGGCTGCCTACACCAGCATGGCCGCCCTGTGCAGTCGATCCGAAAACCACCGGGGCACCCTGACCCCAGGTAAACTGGCGGACATGGTCCTGTTGGACCGTGACATGACCACCGTGTCACCGGAAACCATCTCTGCAACCAGAGTTCTACAAACCATTGTCGGCGGTGAAACCGTGTACTCGGCCTAG
- a CDS encoding aminotransferase class III-fold pyridoxal phosphate-dependent enzyme, whose translation MKRLTDPQEIMEKSKKYNLHSWSAQKKLSPKVITRAEGIYFWDGDGKRYYDMSSQLVNMNIGHGNKKVIAAIQEQAEKLPFISPACAIDVRSQVAEMIIDVAPDNMGKVFFTLAGAEANENAIKIAKMVTGRHKIFSRYRSYHGATYGAANLTGEPRRYTCEPGIPGFIKFFDPYIYQAPIRFENEEAATAYYLARLREQILYEGRDQIAAIVLESVTGSNGGIIPPKGYMQGVRDLCTEFGIMMVCDEVMAGWGRTGEWFAIDNYHVQPDMITFAKGITCGYVPLGGVIVSREIADHFDENVLYCGLTYSGHPMGCAAGIATLGVYKELNLIARAKERGVLLGNILEDLREKHPCVGEVRYIGLFSAIELVKDRATHEPIVPYGSDPHKIMPRILGMLMARGFSTYTHENCIMIAPPLIITEKELKDAMAIMDEVLTEVDAMI comes from the coding sequence ATGAAGCGACTGACAGATCCCCAAGAGATAATGGAGAAATCCAAAAAATATAATCTGCATTCATGGTCCGCCCAGAAGAAACTCTCACCCAAGGTCATAACAAGGGCAGAAGGAATCTATTTCTGGGATGGCGATGGCAAACGATATTACGACATGTCCTCGCAGCTGGTGAACATGAATATCGGACATGGCAACAAGAAGGTCATTGCTGCCATTCAGGAGCAGGCGGAGAAGCTTCCTTTTATTTCACCTGCCTGTGCCATTGACGTCAGATCACAGGTTGCCGAGATGATCATTGATGTTGCTCCGGACAATATGGGCAAGGTGTTTTTCACCCTGGCAGGAGCCGAGGCCAATGAAAACGCCATCAAGATCGCCAAGATGGTCACGGGACGTCACAAAATCTTTTCACGTTATCGTTCCTATCATGGTGCAACATACGGAGCAGCCAACCTGACCGGAGAACCGCGCCGCTATACCTGTGAACCGGGTATTCCCGGGTTCATCAAATTTTTCGATCCATATATTTATCAGGCACCCATACGCTTTGAAAATGAAGAAGCGGCAACCGCCTACTACCTTGCCCGTCTCAGGGAACAGATTCTCTATGAAGGCCGTGACCAGATCGCCGCCATTGTCCTTGAATCCGTAACCGGAAGCAACGGTGGCATCATCCCTCCCAAGGGTTATATGCAGGGGGTACGCGATCTTTGCACCGAATTCGGCATCATGATGGTCTGTGATGAGGTCATGGCCGGATGGGGACGCACAGGAGAATGGTTTGCCATAGACAATTATCACGTCCAACCCGACATGATCACCTTTGCCAAGGGCATTACCTGCGGCTATGTGCCCCTGGGCGGAGTCATTGTCAGCCGGGAAATCGCGGATCATTTTGATGAAAACGTTCTCTATTGCGGATTGACCTATTCGGGACATCCCATGGGATGTGCGGCCGGTATTGCCACCCTGGGGGTGTACAAGGAGCTGAATCTCATCGCCCGGGCCAAAGAGCGCGGGGTGCTTCTGGGTAACATCCTGGAAGATTTGCGGGAAAAGCACCCCTGTGTCGGTGAGGTGCGGTATATCGGACTGTTCTCGGCCATCGAGCTGGTAAAGGATCGTGCCACCCATGAACCCATTGTGCCCTACGGAAGCGATCCCCATAAAATCATGCCCAGAATTCTGGGCATGCTCATGGCCAGGGGATTCAGTACCTACACCCATGAAAATTGTATCATGATCGCCCCGCCGCTCATCATCACCGAAAAAGAATTGAAAGACGCCATGGCCATCATGGATGAGGTGTTGACTGAAGTCGATGCCATGATTTAG
- a CDS encoding iron-containing alcohol dehydrogenase family protein, translating to MSYTYSMPTKVFSGKGCIVAHSAAIRAHGSKAMLVTGRSSAKKNGSQADVIKALEKEGMDYVVFDKVMSNPTIACSYEGAAFARKNKVDCIIAIGGGSPMDAAKAMALLAAQDIEEKDLFTGNYPGDVLPIIAVPTTAGTGSEVTQYSILTNDAAATKTSIATPKIFPKVAYIDPRYMAGLPATTTINTAMDALSHAVEGMLSVRASVISNALAKESIRLFAQCAPELAEAPAPQWTKFSEATREQLAQCALLAGMVIAQTGTTAVHAMGYSLTYFKDIDHGRANGLLLAEYLKFVQQDDPQLVNDILAPMQVKDVDAFQTFLDRLLGSKETITREEILSFSQKAMHTKNIANSRVEPTQEDIKAMYLASLQVNA from the coding sequence ATGAGTTATACATACAGTATGCCGACCAAGGTTTTCTCCGGAAAAGGATGCATTGTGGCCCATAGTGCAGCCATCAGAGCCCATGGCTCAAAAGCAATGCTCGTCACGGGACGCAGCTCGGCCAAGAAAAACGGTTCCCAGGCCGATGTGATCAAGGCCCTGGAAAAGGAAGGAATGGACTATGTGGTGTTCGACAAGGTCATGAGCAATCCGACCATTGCCTGCAGTTATGAAGGGGCTGCTTTTGCCAGGAAAAACAAGGTTGACTGCATCATTGCCATAGGCGGCGGCTCACCCATGGACGCGGCAAAAGCCATGGCTTTGCTTGCGGCACAGGATATTGAAGAAAAGGACCTGTTTACCGGAAACTATCCCGGAGACGTCCTGCCCATTATAGCAGTGCCCACCACGGCAGGTACCGGATCGGAAGTCACTCAGTATTCCATATTGACCAATGATGCCGCCGCAACAAAAACCAGCATTGCAACACCGAAAATTTTTCCCAAAGTGGCCTATATCGACCCTCGATATATGGCCGGTCTACCGGCAACAACAACCATCAATACAGCCATGGATGCCCTGTCTCATGCCGTGGAGGGCATGTTAAGCGTGCGTGCGTCCGTTATATCCAACGCCCTGGCCAAGGAAAGCATCAGGCTCTTTGCTCAATGTGCCCCGGAGCTGGCCGAAGCTCCTGCTCCGCAATGGACAAAATTTTCTGAAGCAACAAGAGAGCAACTGGCCCAATGCGCCCTTCTTGCCGGGATGGTCATCGCCCAGACCGGAACAACAGCGGTCCATGCCATGGGCTATTCGTTGACCTACTTCAAGGATATTGATCATGGCCGTGCAAACGGTCTGCTCCTTGCCGAATATTTGAAGTTTGTTCAACAGGACGACCCACAGCTGGTCAACGACATTCTGGCCCCCATGCAGGTAAAAGATGTGGATGCATTCCAAACCTTTCTGGACAGACTGCTCGGCTCAAAAGAAACAATCACCAGGGAAGAGATCTTAAGTTTCAGCCAAAAGGCAATGCACACGAAGAACATTGCCAACAGCAGGGTCGAACCGACGCAAGAGGATATCAAAGCCATGTATCTGGCCTCATTGCAGGTGAATGCGTGA